The Desmodus rotundus isolate HL8 chromosome 13, HLdesRot8A.1, whole genome shotgun sequence sequence CATCGTGCGTTAGCTGTGCATAAGCAAAAGCAGGGTCCGAGGGGGTGTATTTCTTtggagaagaagggggaaaagaagagATAAAGTCAGCAAAGAAGTCTAAATATCTAAGAGAAATACAAAACCGGGGCTCAGGGACTGTAACCCGAGGCTCAGGACTTTGGAGTTCAGGGAGGTAGAACGTGCTCTGGGAGCTGGACGAACAAGAAACCACTGCTACACAGGTGATCGGGACAAGCTTCAAAGACGGAGTGACATCTGGACCAGGCCTTGGAGATGAATCACACATGTAATCTCCTTCCCAGGAAAACAGgattttggttttaattataaaaggaatATTTGTTAATCATTGGAAATCTCaaatacagaagaggaaaaaaattattacctATAACTCCAACACATAACATTTGGgtctctttcttattttcccttgGTTTCTTTGTGGTATGTTTTACAACTTTAACATCAcacaaaatatagttttatagcttctttaactttttattttgtgagtCTTTTCCCATCActaaattttagcaaaaattgCTTTTGTAATGGATGCTTAAAATTCCATTATATTTTAACCATCCCTCTCGCTGGGTATTTAGGCTTTCAATCTTCACAAttatataataacattttaattaatatttattaacataaatcTTTGGTCATATCTCTAAACATCTCCTTAAGATAAATGCATAGGATTAAAAAGGCATACACTTAAGGTATTTCATACAAACTGTCAAACAGCTATTCGGTTTAGATTCTGTAATCCAAAGGGGAAAGTATGCAGGACTTTGAAACCATTAGAAGATTCTAGCAATgtgatggttttaaaaattataaacgaTTCAGCATTACAGAAAGTGAGCAATGGCCACGAATAGAAAGAGATGCAAAGAAAATGCCCATTAGCTCGGGAAACAACAGTGCCCAGTGCCGCATATGCCCCCCCAGGATTTTCACATTGGATTTTTTCCCGCACAGTTGTAACAATAATGACATACATTCAAAGGGTGTCCAACTTTTTCCATGGGACAGATGATTTTCAGATGTAGTTGgctgtattgtttttaaatggaagTGTCAAAGCCACCTGAGTAAATAATATACCCCTAGTTATAAGTCATCTATAACAGATGGAGGACCTGAGAAAAATACCTCCCACCCATGCAATATAGTAATGATTCAGCTAGCTTTTCATAGCTGTAACTATGCAATTTCTTTCTCTATCCTCTGTCTTACTTTGCAACATTCCAAAGAGTAATCCTTTTCGTAAGTATTGTTTTTGCCTCAGTGCAAAGGCATCTATCTAATATATGGCCAGCCAACAGCAGTCTCCGGGAAACTTTCCATATTTACTCCGAGTATTTACTAGGTATGGTCCAGGACCAAGAGCTTTGCtgcaggcaggcagaggggcaTCAGCCAGGCTTACAAATCATGAGCAAACCAAGCAGCAATTGCCTTCGTTTTAAGTAAGTTATTTTCTCATCGGGGCCAGGAGATAAGCCCCTGATTAAACAAGCTTTGAAGAGTAAATAAATTGGGAGCCAAGGGTCTTTCTGGCTCACTTCCTGAAAGTTAGGTGTTGTTTCTCTTTGGAGCCAAGCTGCATTCCACAGTAAAAGGAAGAGGGCATGGGAAGCCACTAAATGACTTTAGTTTTCATCACCTTCATGCTGTTCTTTCACTCAATTTCCTGGTAAATATTGTTAACTCCAAAAGACAAGCGCTGCCTCTTCTACGCTATCACAGAGCCCAGCCAAGCTGAGCTGCTCAAGTTACGGTACATGTTTAGGCCAGGGCTAAAACACAGTAGGTACACAGCTCTGGCTGCAGCGGGTAGTTTGGGGATAAGGCAAGATGGCTAGAAGATGCTAACTTCTTTCCAGCCACAATTCATTATTACTACTCGACCTCTTTTCTTTACCTGAAACTCAGATCTCCAGCTTTTAGTGAAACTTcagcccagctcctggtggcATAGGCACAGCCTGCTCAGAGGCATTAACGACCACCCAACGCTTTCAACATACttgcaggaggaaaggagacatGAGCAAAAAgctttactttaaaaacacaaaaactcttTGATGTCCTGGAGTCCATGGGACTGTAAAATCTATGACTGAATGAAGCTTCTAGATGCCCTTTATagaaataaacttcatttttacCGACTACAGTCCCCAGTGGTCATTTAGGTAATTCCTCTCCACATATTTCAAACACAACACAACCTTGCACACTAATGGTCACCAGTCACTCAGGAAATCCTTCTCCTCCAGACCATCTGACAATGAGTCAAAGACCAGAGGTCTGCCACAAGGCAGGGTTCTGAATCCTTCCGATCTTGGTACCAGGAAGGGCAGGATGAAGACACCCAAAGGAGAAATCATCGGGgaggttgattttgtttttgcagagagtttttttgttttgttttgttttaatgttagcccacactttttaaagagaagagagcCTCTAATCAAGCAATACTCTTCCAGGAAATTGAGCTTAAGGAAATaatgtaaaggaagaaaaaaagttctATGCAAGAAATTGTTCACTGTGGTATTACTCAtcttgcaaaacagaaaacatattgtAAAGCTGTACAGCTGAAATTTaagtaatgttattaaccaatgttatctcaatacatttaattttaaaacataaaacaacctaaatgtccaataaTAGGGAAATGGTCAAGTGAGTATTGGTATAACCATTTCAAGAATAATTAAGTAGCAACATGTAAAAAAGGTTACAATATACCATTAAGTGAAAAAGAACTGAAGAGTGTTTCCATGCAGCTGATGAAGCTGGAAATATCATTTTGCATCTACCATATCCATCAACAGATACTAAAACCTGTAAATCAAAGGTTGATGAGGAATAGGATGTTTATATAGTCTGAAATTAATTCCCCACAAATTTCTTATTAACTGTAAAGGGAAAATTAGCACCTTTACACTTGAGAACCTGGGTGGACACCACCTAAACTAAGTCATCAGAATTAGCactgccctggcagggtggctcagctggttagggtGTCGTCTCGActcgccaaggttgcaggttcaatctctggtcacgGCACATATGAGGATCCACCAATGGAGggataaataagtgcaacaagaaatccatgtctctctctctctctcaaattaataaataaaaatttataaaaagaaatcaattgcAGAGCTAACACTTCCATGTCTGGTACAAACTGATACGATGTGCCTGTTTATGCAATACACTGCGAAGGATCCGTTATTTCTACAGTTAATTCCTGCCAAGAATGTGTAACCTCAACCAAACCATGAGGAAACACCAGACAAATCCAGACTCAGGCAAATTCTACAAACAACTGACCTACGCTCTTCAAAGATGGAAATGTCTTGAAAGATAAAAAAGGCCGAGGAACTATTCCAGAACAAAGAAGGCTAGAAAAACTACACATAATGAGTgatcctggattggatcctggaCTGGAGGGGAAAATTACCCTAAAAAGGACATTAATGGGACAATTGGTGAAACTGAAATATAGACTATAAATGATAAAAGAGTATCACATTAATGttaaatttcttgattttgataAATGTCCCGATCTTAGGGCATTTATCcacactgaagtatttaggggtaaGAGAGGCATGATATAAGCCACttactctcaaatggttcaggaacaaaaccataaatatacaaaaagagaacaaagcgggggtggggagaatgcaAAAGCAAATCGGGTAAAGTGTTACCAGTGGTGAATTGGGATGAGAGGTACACAGGACTTCTTTGTACTATTCTTTGcaactgttttaaaatttgaaattatttcggAATAAAGTTACAAAAGTTGCATATATCTATGCAATGATGACAACTATAAGAATTTTATGTCCTTgtcaaaagataaaaaaggatACAGGACAATGAAAACATCTCATTTGAATGGGCCTGAGGGTACACGACATTTTCTTCTCATTACAGAGAAGTGCTGATGTCAATTATGTTGCTTGAGACACAACAAATTTGACAATAACCAAATAACCATAAGGGAAAAGTAATTTCTCAGTGGCAGGTGCAGGGGCTTCCAAAGATTATCCAAAGACAGGAGATGTACGACCAAGTCTCTCCTGGTGCTACCTACTGCCCGAGGAGCTGTATATAGTGGTGATCCTAGATACGGATTTTTTTTCAGATCCCTAATTAACATGCCCATTTCTTGGAGAAGACGTACCTTCATTATGGCTTCGTTGATCAAGTTCTCACTGATGATAGTGGCAGCTCCCAAGCTAGAGGTAGCAGTCTTGGGGGCTGTTGTGTTCATTGGCTTCACAGGATGAAGTCTAAAGACAAGGGAGAAAGGATCCTTAGACCTTTCTGTAACCGCAAACTGAGACACTGCGCATCTCAAAGATGGCAGCCAGCCAGGGAGACAAGGGCGGAGAGTGGTGAGATGCTCTGTTCTCATCTCCCGTCTAACACACGCCAACGTCCCTGAGGAAATGAAAGCAGTTGGCAGCGGGCAGCCATAGGCAAGCCAGCAGAGCACACCCCTCGAGCCAGGTGTGCTGCTGACATTCTCCCAAGCCCCTCGTCCTTGTTATCAATGTCAGGAGAACACTAAAGCCAATCTCCTATTTGGGGAGGCAGCTGCAGCCTAGCACTCCACTGTGGGCGTCCTTGCAAAGCCTTCTGTTCCTCAGCAGTAGAGTAAAGAAAGAGTTCAGAACAAACATGCCAGCTTCACAATGAGTGGTGCAAAAAGGAAGCTTTAAAACGCTGCTTGGTGCCACCACTCAATGTCAGTTGGTTTCGGACACTTTTAAGACACTAGTCGTAGTATATCTATGCTATTTGAGGGACCCAAGTCTGACTGTGCAGAATCATTCCTAAACTATTTTTGAAGGCTACCACTACATTCTTGCTACAAACACAGGAGTTTATAGCAAGACGGCTCTTGAGGTATTCCCACCAACGAAGAGAACCCTTTTAACACAGGCCCTGCCAGCAAAACAGGTGGGTGCCCCCTTAGGGCATCCGTGCAGTTAGAAAGCCAGAACCTCCACAGGCAAAAGGCAACGAGGGACACTGCTCACATGTATGAAGACAATCTGCCCCAACTCTCACCTGTGCTTGGCTGACCCAGTTCCAGCTGAGACTGGATGTGTCTCCGAGGGTGAGACCCAGGCCTGAAGAAGCGGCTTCCTCTTGCCAGAATTTTCCACTTTACCAGGGAGGCCCTCTGCTGTTGCTTTTATTTGAGATTCTGCTGTACTGGTGGGGTGAGTGTCAGAGTGCGGATAGCTAGGGCAAGAGTGTGTGGCAGCAGAGGGCTGGGAAAAGGAGGGGCTGGAGATAGCAGATTCCAGGGCCGAGTCAGGAGGCTGCCTCAGCCTCCCACTTCCCATGGGTTTTTCCTCCTCGCCATCGCCAGGGCCTGGCAGCTGTGTATCCAAGCGGGAGCTCCTGCCAAGATATGGTTTAGGAATTCCTGAAGCTGCACTCTGCTCTGAAGAAGCCCTAACAGATGCTTCGGGTGCTTTCGACCTGAGGTCATGCAGGCTGTCTGTGGGCGCTGCCAACTCAGCTGCAGCGCCACTCGGCACCTTCTCGGGGTGGGCAGGCAAGGCGCTCGAAGACCAAGCTCCCACTCCCAGAGGCGCCACCTTTGCTGTCTCTCTGTCATCTTCCCCCTCATCGACTCTTTCATCATCTGACGCGACTtcaggaatggaaggaagggttAAGTCCAAATCGGCTGTGACTGGAGAGTTAACACCTGAGGCAGACTGAAGGTCACCCATGGGATCAGACAGTAGACCCTCATGGTCACTGGCTTTGCTCTGATTTTGAGCCATGAGAGTATCGTCTTCCTCAGTCCTAAAAAGTGGAATGTCTTCCCCTGGGCTTGGGTCACACACTGGGCCTTCTGAGACACTCTTCTCATgcgaggggaggggaaggtgatCAGCCATGGCACCTGGCACACCGGAATTCAGCGACCTGGGTTCAGTCCCAAGTTCCCCCTCGGAGTCTTCTGCGTGGGGTGGCTCTCTGTCAGACACATTGCCGGGGGCAGCCCCTTCACACCTCAGCTCCTGGGCGttacttctctcctcctccaccagTCCAGGGGacttctccacctcctcctctgtaAAGAGCTGCTCAGAAAACGACACgtgcttcttgatttttttccagccctCATCAACATTCAGCCCCATCTCTTCACGTCTCCGACTCACAGAGTCAAGTGAGGGGACCGGTTCTCCCGTTTGAAGAGGAGGCACTGCTGGTTTGACTGCGGAAGTCACTCCACCATCCCTAACTGTGTTCTCCTCAGAAGACCCAGACCAACCCTCTAAGTCTGCGTTTGGCCGCATCGGAGGCTCCCGAGCTGGGCTTTCCTTCCTGCCACTCCTCACCGAGAGGGCAACTGTTACTTCTCGGGCCCCGTCGGATGAAGGGACATAGTCTTGCTGTCTGTGGGGGGGAAACCGCACAAGTTCTTCTCGTTGCCCCACTTCAGGCTGCGTCAGGAGAGACTTCTCGAAGTCATCACCACTCGTGTTCTTCCCCGTGTCTATCTTGCTGGCCCTCCCCACTGGAGACTCTTCTGACCCTTGATGCCTGGGAACGGGGGGCTGTTTGGGACGTGATCCCAGGGTATGAGAAACAGCATGTGGAACTTGTGTTAAGTTCGCCTCTCGCAACTCTGCTTTACGGAGCAGAGGTGGTTCTTCAGAACCAGCCCGGCCCTGGCCGATGGAAGGCCAGCTTTCAATGGGAGTGGATGTGGAAATGGGAGCTGCTAGAGGAGGAGCtgagaaaacagagaagacagaaggagaTTCTGAGGACTGCGTCTCTGACTCGAGCCCCAGTTGGGAAGGGACAGGTGTCTGACCAGAACTGGAAGggagagcagaaagaaagggaggagagccGGGGGAAGAAGGAAGCCTGGCTGTGGGTTGAACCTCTGGAGACACTTCCAGTCTGCAAAAAGGACAAGATAAAATCTGCAGGTCAGTTGCAGATGCTGCAGGAGAGGcggaaaacatgtaaaaatacagTCATTCAAAGGGGAGAACTTATTGTTACACTCGGGGCAGTACCTTAATAAGTTAAAAAAGGAACACAACACTACTTAATATGCAAAAGGGACACTTGTTATCACCACGCATATCTGCGACACGGTGGGCTCTCCGCAGAAAGGCCCAGGTAAAGTGACAGCCTCGTTTCCTTTGGTGATACACAAAAAGCATCTAAACGATTCAAAGCAGTAAAAGATGCGCCACAAGAAGCACGCACAGATTTTGACGAGCAACAGTCTCTGTGTGCATCTGTGCGTGTCCCTGTGAAATCACAGCAAGCGGAATCTCAAAAACACGCCTCTCCCACTCCAGACCACAGGAACTCTGTGAGGAATGTGAGTCATGCTGAAAAGCAGAACCCCGAGGCTCACTCAGGCTCTTGCAACAAGACGCAGAGTAAACACAGAGAACTGTCACATGCACGCTCGAGAGTGGACCGAGCATCCCTGATGACAGCAAACCAGTGCTACAGTGGAAGGAGGAAAGATAACACCAGCCTCAACAGCAGACGCGTGAGACTCAAACACAGGTCCTACACACACTGCAACCAAAACCTGGCATTTCCCGCGTGCACCCACCCCTCAGAATCTGCTAAGCCCCGTGGCCTTCCCCTGGGTCTGACGATCACGCGAGAAGGGCCAAGACTCACCGAGGCTTCACAGCTTTGGTCTGGGGAGCCCTGGCAGAGGTCACAGGTGGTGTCGGGTCAGACTTGGGCCCTGGGTCAGCTTCCGGTTCTGTGATCTGCACTTCTTCAAAGGGGTTCAGGGACTTTCCCCGTCCAGAGATAATGGCCGTTGTGTCCTCTTCGGGTCTCTTCACAAGGCCTTCAACAGGCCCTGGCCCGTCCTCCCGAAGCatgccttccttctccttccccggGGGGGCAGCAGGGCTTTCGCCTTCACTGCCCTTCGCCACATCCTTCTTTCCCGTTAccagagaaagcagagaggaCTTCCTGTTCTCCTGCTTCTTGCTCTCTTTGGTTTCTTTCACAGCCTCAGATTTCGCTGGAGCTGTGTTTTCCCGAATGTCCCCGCTGACTGGAAGCCAGGAGGACGGCAGGGTCATGGATTTCGGAGAGTTCTTTGTGGAAGACTCCGAGAGCCGCTTGTCAGAGGACactgcacccccttccccaggTTCCTTCCAAGACCGGGGAGCCAGATTTTCTGTAGACGAGAACAAATGCTTCTTCCTGAAGCCCTgcggggatggggaggaagaagaggtgcTGTCCTTGGTCTCATTCTTGCCTTCCGGCTGCTCCACGTAAACATGGTTCCCGTTGATACAGACATTAGAGCGGGAAAGGGAGTCGTTCTTAGACCGCAGGCCGCCAAGAAAGGAGAGCCCTTCCTTCTTGGGCAGGCTGAAGTTGATCTGGTTCAGCTGCTTGGGATCCGCACTTCCTGTTCTCTTGTGAGGCATGACtgtgggaagaaaaacaaagaaaaacggGAGTCAGTTAAACGAGTGGTTCAAAacttggggggaaggggtggaacTTGTCCGTGTCTGAATACCTTTTTCGTTGTCACAACTATGTGGGGGTGTCCACTGGCATCTAGCACACAGAGCCCGGGGAGGCTCCCAGAGATCACACAATACATGGgacagccccccctcccccaacaaagaATCATCTGGGCCAAACTGTGAGTAGTGCTGAAGCTGAGAAACCCTGCATTTAACCAACGGAAGGGGCAGCACTCTTGGTAGAGCAGCAGGATCTGGCCAACGGTGGGAATTTGACCACTGAAACTGCAGTTCAAAACACACAGTTAATTCAGAGTTCAGGGAGCTGGATTCCTCAGCTTTCGCCAGGGATGCGTCCCATGACGTTTAAGTCTAAAATAGGAGTTCAGTAAATACCTGATGAATTAATGAA is a genomic window containing:
- the RAB11FIP1 gene encoding rab11 family-interacting protein 1 isoform X1, whose amino-acid sequence is MSLAASAGRGPGTVWSPTHVQVTVLQARGLRAKGPGGTSDAYAVIQVGKEKYATSVSERSLGAPVWREEATFELPPLLSSGAAPAAAVTLQLTVLHRALLGLDKFLGRAEVDLRELHQNQGRRKTQWYTLKSKPGKKDKERGEIEVDIQFMRNNMTASMFDLSVKDKSRSPFGKLKDKMKGKNKDSASDTASAIVPSTSPSVDSDDESPLKDKKKKSKLKTLFSKSNLQKTPLSQSMSVLPTSKSDKVLLRPGDFQSRWEGDDQDESSSASDIMPHKRTGSADPKQLNQINFSLPKKEGLSFLGGLRSKNDSLSRSNVCINGNHVYVEQPEGKNETKDSTSSSSPSPQGFRKKHLFSSTENLAPRSWKEPGEGGAVSSDKRLSESSTKNSPKSMTLPSSWLPVSGDIRENTAPAKSEAVKETKESKKQENRKSSLLSLVTGKKDVAKGSEGESPAAPPGKEKEGMLREDGPGPVEGLVKRPEEDTTAIISGRGKSLNPFEEVQITEPEADPGPKSDPTPPVTSARAPQTKAVKPRLEVSPEVQPTARLPSSPGSPPFLSALPSSSGQTPVPSQLGLESETQSSESPSVFSVFSAPPLAAPISTSTPIESWPSIGQGRAGSEEPPLLRKAELREANLTQVPHAVSHTLGSRPKQPPVPRHQGSEESPVGRASKIDTGKNTSGDDFEKSLLTQPEVGQREELVRFPPHRQQDYVPSSDGAREVTVALSVRSGRKESPAREPPMRPNADLEGWSGSSEENTVRDGGVTSAVKPAVPPLQTGEPVPSLDSVSRRREEMGLNVDEGWKKIKKHVSFSEQLFTEEEVEKSPGLVEEERSNAQELRCEGAAPGNVSDREPPHAEDSEGELGTEPRSLNSGVPGAMADHLPLPSHEKSVSEGPVCDPSPGEDIPLFRTEEDDTLMAQNQSKASDHEGLLSDPMGDLQSASGVNSPVTADLDLTLPSIPEVASDDERVDEGEDDRETAKVAPLGVGAWSSSALPAHPEKVPSGAAAELAAPTDSLHDLRSKAPEASVRASSEQSAASGIPKPYLGRSSRLDTQLPGPGDGEEEKPMGSGRLRQPPDSALESAISSPSFSQPSAATHSCPSYPHSDTHPTSTAESQIKATAEGLPGKVENSGKRKPLLQAWVSPSETHPVSAGTGSAKHRLHPVKPMNTTAPKTATSSLGAATIISENLINEAIMKKYTPSDPAFAYAQLTHDELIQLVLKQKETISKKEFQVRELEDYIDNLLVRVMEETPNILRVPAQVGKKAGKM